A DNA window from Patagioenas fasciata isolate bPatFas1 chromosome 1, bPatFas1.hap1, whole genome shotgun sequence contains the following coding sequences:
- the MIS18A gene encoding protein Mis18-alpha, translated as MAGVLYPLPGLVEELDSSFSLLEVGDGRGQQRQQVGAEEDADLLPMVFLCGGCKRPVGDTLNWVSNDDAANCIMLRSAAASVSVDEERKISKRPGECGCVIETLFCSGCSMMLGNIYRCTPKHLDYKRDLFCFNVDSIESYILGSSEKQALTDEEPLTLESRAVLEEVVQRADSVLKALETRLTAVESSLASLHNKV; from the exons ATGGCGGGTGTGCTGTACCCGCTGCCGGGTTTGGTGGAGGAGCTGGACTCCTCTTTCTCGCTGCTGGAGGTGGGCGATGGGCGAGGGCAGCAGCGGCAACAGGTGGGCGCGGAGGAGGACGCTGACCTGCTTCCCATGGTGTTCCTCTGCGGCGGCTGCAAGCGGCCGGTGGGCGACACGCTGAACTGGGTGTCCAACGACGACGCGGCGAACTGCATCATGCTGCGCA GTGCGGCCGCCAGCGTCTCGGTGGACGAGGAGCGGAAGATCTCCAAGCGGCCTGGCGAGTGCGGATG CGTGATTGAAACACTATTCTGCTCTGGCTGCTCAATGATGCTTGGCAACATCTACAGATGCACCCCAAAGCATCTTGATTACAAGAGGGATTTGTTCTGTTTCAATGTTGACTCAATTGAAAG TTACATTCTAGGATCCTCAGAAAAGCAAGCTCTTACTGATGAGGAACCTTTAACTCTTGAAAGTCGAGCTGTCTTGGAAGAGGTAGTACAAAGG GCAGATTCTGTATTAAAGGCTCTGGAGACAAGACTAACTGCTGTTGAATCGAGTTTGGCTTCTCTTCACAATAAAGTCTGA